The following are encoded together in the Flexibacter flexilis DSM 6793 genome:
- a CDS encoding glycoside hydrolase family 73 protein yields the protein MTPKEFVQKFGKAAAKACAGTKLFTSVCLAQMALETGWGKDGIATKYNNWFGIKADASWKGKKVLLLTVEEVNGVRKSVKQWFRVYDTADESIKDRVKFLLDNPRYKQFGVFAAKTPAQQAQALEKAGYATASNYNEVIESIIKSNNLTALDDLAETLAEKK from the coding sequence ATGACACCAAAAGAATTTGTTCAAAAATTCGGCAAGGCAGCCGCCAAAGCGTGTGCAGGTACTAAGTTGTTTACCAGTGTTTGCCTTGCTCAAATGGCACTGGAGACAGGTTGGGGAAAAGACGGGATAGCCACGAAATATAATAATTGGTTTGGTATCAAGGCCGACGCATCGTGGAAGGGTAAGAAGGTTTTACTTTTGACGGTAGAAGAAGTAAACGGGGTTCGCAAGAGTGTAAAACAATGGTTTCGGGTTTACGACACGGCGGACGAATCTATCAAAGACCGCGTAAAATTTTTACTTGATAATCCACGCTATAAACAGTTTGGTGTATTTGCCGCGAAAACCCCCGCCCAGCAAGCGCAAGCCTTAGAAAAAGCAGGCTACGCGACGGCCTCTAATTACAACGAAGTAATAGAGTCCATTATTAAGAGTAACAATCTTACAGCCTTAGACGATTTGGCCGAAACAT
- a CDS encoding peptidoglycan-binding domain-containing protein, producing the protein MATTRYLPAVIEQLPALPTATEVRTQAVKTYRDNSTLFALLAVLLALGIIYYFKDSIVGIFTPSSSNNRQQQSNIVIAPKPTPKPKPKPATTETATNQTSKPASRVIARFGDKGKYYVRQVQEALNKLGENLEPDGDFGTKTMQALARKGFKNPKQVTDTGLAALRKQKKMTDAGAKAAKIVATTSNPLWADAYLWWKSVTA; encoded by the coding sequence ATGGCAACAACAAGATATTTACCCGCCGTTATTGAGCAGTTACCAGCATTGCCGACGGCGACCGAAGTACGCACACAGGCGGTGAAAACCTATCGAGACAATAGCACGCTATTTGCACTTTTGGCGGTGTTGCTTGCACTTGGAATAATTTACTATTTCAAAGATAGTATTGTAGGTATTTTTACGCCATCAAGTAGCAACAACAGGCAGCAGCAAAGCAACATTGTTATTGCGCCAAAGCCAACACCGAAACCAAAGCCAAAACCAGCGACGACGGAGACGGCCACGAACCAAACAAGCAAACCAGCCAGCCGCGTAATTGCACGATTTGGGGATAAAGGAAAATACTACGTTCGGCAGGTGCAAGAGGCCTTAAACAAGTTAGGTGAAAACTTAGAACCCGACGGCGACTTTGGCACAAAGACAATGCAGGCATTAGCGCGAAAGGGATTTAAAAACCCTAAACAAGTAACGGACACAGGTTTAGCGGCTTTGCGAAAGCAGAAAAAAATGACTGATGCAGGCGCGAAAGCCGCCAAAATAGTAGCCACAACCTCAAATCCTCTTTGGGCGGACGCTTACTTGTGGTGGAAGTCGGTAACGGCTTAA